CATTGCAAAGGCGGATTGCCGTAGGTAACGGTACCATTGGCATTAGGCCCACGCCACGTGGGCCATTGGTTGGCGGCCTTGAGGCTTGAGCTTAAAAAGAAGAGCCCTGTGATAATGAACAGCAAAATTCGCATAATGAAGTGGCCAGAGGGTAACCGACCGAGGCCAATGGGACAGTACTTTTGTGTTTCTCTCCGAGACGGACTTCTTAACTGCGTGAGCTTTTCCAGACCCTTCACATCGGTCAGTTGATTGTTGCGGACAACCAGCACCTGTCACCTTCTCCATGTCCCCCTTGGCGAGGTTCGAACTCGCGACCTCCACACCCCCAGTGTGGTTGTCTATGTAGTTTTAGAACAGTATAATAGTGTTATTTTGATTCTATTATTGGAACCATTTGTGGTTCCAACTTTTTCCTCCAAGATCATCATTATCAAACCAATCAACCGTTACCGGATGCGCTCGCAGGATACGTTTTAAGCATCCTAAATGGACTCTGGGATCACGAATAGACTCGAACCCCGATCCAATGCATCCACCCATCCAGAGGAGCTTAGAAGTCATTTTTTAGCGTCATCACTTCTGATTTATTCCGCTTGTTCATCTTCGCCTTTTTTCCTCGCCTGCTTCCTTGCTTCTCTCTTTTTCTGTTTATCGGTTAGCCCCGGTTTCTCCACGGGGTCGGTTCCTTTCGGTCGTTCGGGTTTTCCTTTTTTGGCCCTTTTGGCATCCTTTGGATCGACCGTTGAGAACGCATCCTTCAGCTTCTCCATATCGGCTTTAAGCTGCGCGTGCATCTCCCTGAGTTTTTGAGTGTACTCAGGGTTGTCAGCCAGGTTGTTCAACTCCCACGGATCATTCTTGATATCATAAAGTTCAAACTCAGGATGCTTCACCACACGGTCGATTTTTGCCTGGGCCGCAGGATCCGTTTGGGCTTTTTTCAGCCATTCTCTCCAGACTTTGGCAAAAAACTTACCGCTGGTGGGCTTCATCAACACATCAAGATAGTAGTCAACCTCCCGTTCCGGATTCCAGACCAGCTTGAACTCCTTGTTGCGAATGGCTCTTTGCGTATAACCGCCGGCTTGATGAACCAGGTAAGCATGGTCGCGATGATGAGAGGTTTCTCCTTTCAAAACGGGCAACAAACTCTTGCCGTCCGTCGCGGGAGCCTCCCCTCCGGCAATGTCCACCAACGTAGAAGAGATGTCACAATACATAGCAACTGCGTCTGTGACAGCTGGCTTGATTTTGCCCGGCCAGCGCACGAGGCAGAGCGCCCTGGTTCCGTAGTCATAGACCGACCATTTGCCATTCGGCAATGCGGTTCCCTGTTCACTCAAAAATATCAGAACCGTGTTGTCTGCCAGCTTCAGATCGTCCAGCAACTTCATGGTGGCGCCCACCTGATTGTCGAGAACTTCCACTTCAGCCGCATGTATCGCCAAAGCCTCACGCGTAGCAGGGGTATCCACCATGTGAGGAGGAACTACTATCTGGTCTAGGGGAAAATGAGACGGATCACCAACCGTCCATGGGTGATGCGCATTGACTGAAGCTATGACTGCACAGAATGGTTTATCCTGAGCCTTGGAATCTTCCATAAACCGTTTTACCCCACTCATCTCCCATGTAGGGGCCATATGATTCCCATTACTTTCAAACCCGGAAATTTTATGAAAAGCCGAAACGTCAAAATGGGTCTTCCCAGTCAAACCGACCATGTAGCCTAGCTCTCCGAGGTAATTGGCTATATTTTTATATTTTTTCCTAGGCTTACTCCCATTGCTGTAAACACCACTGGTTGGCGGCAGTAAACCTGTGTAAAGCTCATGCCGCGATGGGCCACACTGGGCCACGGAACACATGAAATTTGTAAAACGAAGCCCCTGACGAGCAAGCTTGTCGATATTCGGCGTCCGGGTATACAAGCCCCCATCAACACAGCCAAAACTTGACCAACTGACGTCGTCCGCAATTACAATCACAAAGTTCGGTTTTTCTTCCGCTAACACTGGTGCAGCAAAAAGTGCTGCCAGCGCAACACCGGCCAAAAGTCGTCTTAACGTAGGTTTCATTTCAATTTCTAAATATGCGTTTGTAGTTCTTTGTGGTTTTACGGTTAATAGAAAATCTATTTCCCCTTTTTCTTCGAAGGCTTCTTTTGTTTACTCGCCTTGTACGCTGCCTGACCGGCATCGAACGGCGCTTCCAGCGAGTGTTTATCGAGATCCTTTTGGAAGGCCTCGATCGCGGCTTCAAGCTCCTGCACGACTTCCGGATACTCCGCCGCCACATCTTTCGTTTCTCCCAGGTCCGACTGCAGATCGTACAGGCCGGGTTTGCCTCTGCTGGTCAGTTTGAAGCGCTCATTGCGCGCCCCGGTAATTCTGGCGATGTTTCCCGCATAGTAGAGGTACTGGTGCGGCGACTTCACATCGGGAAGACACTGCATGACCGGGAAAATATCTTTGCCGTCGATCTTCTGTGGGGTTTTGGGCTCAATGCCCGCGAGGGCGGCAAAGGTCGGCAGGATATCCATCAGCGACGCCATTTCCCCGGTTTCTTTCCCTTCCGGTAAGGTTCCCGGCCAGGTGACGACGAAGGGCACACGAACGCCGCCTTCATCGCTGCTCCCCTTCCAACCTTTGAGCGGCAGATTCGAACCTTTCTCTTTATTGCCATTTCGGTCGGGCTTTGAATCCGCCCCGTTGTCCGAGGTAAAGGCGACAATCGTCTTTTTCTCAAGGCCGTTTTCTTTTAGTGCTTTGAGGACTTCTCCTACCGACCAGTCGATCTCCTCGATCATATCCCCGTAGAGACCATGAGCACTCTTCCCCCGGAACGAGGCATCCACAGTGTATGGGTGATGCGGCGTACCGTGAGCGATATAGAGAAAGAACGGCTTGTTCTTATTCTGTTTAATGAACTGCACAGATTCGTGAGTGTAGCGCTTGGTCAGCTGGGTGATATCCGTTGGCCACTCAATCACTCTGTTGTTACGCATCAGGATCGTTGAACGGCCATGAACACCTTTCCCTGAATCGGCTTTGTAAGCCTCCATCGTCAAACCTCCGCCCGGCTTGAACCCGTCGGCAACTGGCAACCCGTGATTCATACCGTCCCCGTGGTTGGTTCCCGGAACTCCAAAGTAAAAGTCAAAACCCTGATCTGTCGGCAGATATCCGAGAGCATGCCCAAGATGCCACTTTCCAATAAGCGCACTGGTGTACCCTTTTTCCTTCAGCATTTCTGGAATCGTAACGATCTCTTTACACATGCCGACGCTGGAATGAGGGTGAACAATAGAACCAATTCCAACACGAAAATTGTATGAGCCACTCATAAGAGATGCACGAGCCGGAGAGCACTTGTGCCGCGCATAAAAGTTGGTAAAGCGCACCCCTTGCTTAGCGATCTTGTCGATATTGGGAGTCTTAATCGCAAGGTGCCCATAGCATCCTAGATCGCCGTACCCCTGATCATCGGTCATGATGAACACAAAATTCGGTAGATTCTTGGCATATCCTGCAGTGCACCAAACAAATACAGACAAGCTCAAAAGAAAGTGAGTGAAAGGAGCTTTCACGGGATTATTTATCCGAGTTTTTCTGATTGGTTGACTTGCCCTCTTCGCGAGCCTTTCTACGCGCTTCACGTTCCGCTTTTCTTCTTGCTTTGTCGTCGGGAGCTGGTTCATCGGTAACTCCGAGTTTTTCCTTCAACGCTTCTGGCACCGTTACCTTTTTGCCCCGAATTTCGAGTTGTTTAACGATTTCGATCTGCTTGTCGACCTGGCCGGGTTCAGCGGCGTTCCCACCAGGAATGAATTCGCCAAAAGGGCGACCAATGACTTTGAGGTCCTGCTGCATGAGATAGCGCATTTCTTTAATGCGTGTAGCATGAGCCTGTTCATAGGCTAGGTTCTTCATTTCCTTGGGATCCCTCTTAAGGTGGTAGAGTTGATCTTCATCAAAGAAGCCGGGGCGATCGGCCCCTCTGACTCCGATGCCCAGACGTCCAATGTAGGACATGGCTTTGGGTAAGTTTTGCGGCGCGGCTCTCTTGATCGCTGCGATCTGATCTTTGGTGTAGCGAACGGCAATGTAAGACCAATCTTTCGTGATCGTCGCCCGCGCAGCTCCCATTTCGAGATAGAGATGATCCCGCCAATCATTGGCTTTTCCGTTTTTGAAAAGAGGGGTGAGGCTTTGCCCATCGATCCGGTAAGACTCCGGTTTTTCCGCTTTACCCAGTTCGAAGAAAGTGGGCACGAGGTCGATATTCTGCACGAGTTCTTCACACACCTGCCCTGCAGCGATTCCTTTTGGCCAACGCATGATCATGGGCACTTGACAACTACCGTGTGAAAAGACGGATGCTTTGCCATCGCGACCGTGATCAGGTGCAAAAATAACCAGCGTGTTGTCATCGATTCCGAGTTCCTTTAGCTTACGGAGAATCGCCCCAAGCGAATCGTCGATCCACGCTTCACCAGCGACATGACTGTTAGGATCGAAACCTTTTTTAGTGATTGTCTTGAGAAGCTCTGTACGCGGTGTCATTACCTCTGGAAGACTTTCAACCTCCCCCTCTCCGGTTACGAGCGGGTGATCCATGGATTTTCGCCAGGACTTATCCGGCCCGTGCAGTAAGGTACTGCAAAGATGAAGATAAAAGGGGCCGCCCTTGTTCTCCTCAATGAACTCTAGGGCTGCCACCGTCGTCCATTCTGCGTTGTGCATGGAATAGGGTGAATGCATATTTTCCGCGTAGACGTTCTTCGCCCAAGAGAAGCCGAGCGTTTTGAGGTAACGACGCATCCAGAGTT
This region of Candidatus Manganitrophaceae bacterium genomic DNA includes:
- a CDS encoding DUF4976 domain-containing protein, translated to MKPTLRRLLAGVALAALFAAPVLAEEKPNFVIVIADDVSWSSFGCVDGGLYTRTPNIDKLARQGLRFTNFMCSVAQCGPSRHELYTGLLPPTSGVYSNGSKPRKKYKNIANYLGELGYMVGLTGKTHFDVSAFHKISGFESNGNHMAPTWEMSGVKRFMEDSKAQDKPFCAVIASVNAHHPWTVGDPSHFPLDQIVVPPHMVDTPATREALAIHAAEVEVLDNQVGATMKLLDDLKLADNTVLIFLSEQGTALPNGKWSVYDYGTRALCLVRWPGKIKPAVTDAVAMYCDISSTLVDIAGGEAPATDGKSLLPVLKGETSHHRDHAYLVHQAGGYTQRAIRNKEFKLVWNPEREVDYYLDVLMKPTSGKFFAKVWREWLKKAQTDPAAQAKIDRVVKHPEFELYDIKNDPWELNNLADNPEYTQKLREMHAQLKADMEKLKDAFSTVDPKDAKRAKKGKPERPKGTDPVEKPGLTDKQKKREARKQARKKGEDEQAE
- a CDS encoding steryl-sulfatase, which codes for MNQLPTTKQEEKRNVKRVERLAKRASQPIRKTRINNPVKAPFTHFLLSLSVFVWCTAGYAKNLPNFVFIMTDDQGYGDLGCYGHLAIKTPNIDKIAKQGVRFTNFYARHKCSPARASLMSGSYNFRVGIGSIVHPHSSVGMCKEIVTIPEMLKEKGYTSALIGKWHLGHALGYLPTDQGFDFYFGVPGTNHGDGMNHGLPVADGFKPGGGLTMEAYKADSGKGVHGRSTILMRNNRVIEWPTDITQLTKRYTHESVQFIKQNKNKPFFLYIAHGTPHHPYTVDASFRGKSAHGLYGDMIEEIDWSVGEVLKALKENGLEKKTIVAFTSDNGADSKPDRNGNKEKGSNLPLKGWKGSSDEGGVRVPFVVTWPGTLPEGKETGEMASLMDILPTFAALAGIEPKTPQKIDGKDIFPVMQCLPDVKSPHQYLYYAGNIARITGARNERFKLTSRGKPGLYDLQSDLGETKDVAAEYPEVVQELEAAIEAFQKDLDKHSLEAPFDAGQAAYKASKQKKPSKKKGK